CTCTCCGAGACAGAGGCCGATACGTATCTCGCCGTCGTCGAAACGGGACCGGCAACGGCCCGGACGGTGGCTGAAACCGCGGGTATCTCTACGAGCTACGTGTACGACATCTGTGATTCGCTGGCAGCGGACGGCTTCGTCACCGTCGACGACCACCGGACGCCGACAGTCATCCGTGCGACGCCTCCCTCGGAGGCCTTCGGCGCGCTGAAACGCGAACTGGATACGCTTGAGACAGCGGTCCAATCCCGGTACGAGGATAACTCGACTGAGGACAACTCCTTCGAGGTGGTCAAGTCCAGACCGACCATTGTCAAGCGGCTGGAGCAACACATCGACGCCGCCGACTGCGAGGTCGTGCTCCAGCTCCCGGCACGCCGACTGCCCGACCTCCGCGAGCCGCTGCGCCGCGCTCGCGAACGGGGCATCCTCGTACTGCTGACGCTATCCGGCTACGACCCCGAATCGATGCCGCTGGAACTGGACGGCGTCGCCAACGCGGTTCGGCTCGGCCTCGACGGCGCACCCTCACTGCTCGCGACGGACCAGCAGCGCGGGCTCGTTTCCCCGGCGACGATGCTTAGCTGGGACCACGACGAGACGAATGCGATTACGTTCACGCAGGAGGCCGTCGCGGCGGTGTTGGTCGGTTCCTACTTGGGCAATTACTGGCCAATCGGCGAGGAAGTCCTGGTTTCGCGGCCGCCGTCACTCCCGGTCCGGTACGACATGTTCCGCCACGTCGTGTTCACGACGACGCTCGCGCTCCGTGCTGGTGAGTCCGTCGTCGCCGACCTGTATGCCCGGCCGACAGGCTCAGACGGCGAGTTCGAGATGCTGACCGGCAAAGTGGTCGATGTCCGGCAGAACCTGCTTGAACCGACCAGAAGTGACTTCGGTTTCGAGAACTCGCTGGTCATCGACACGGGACAGGAGCGGATCACTGTTGGCGGGTACGGCGCGTTCCTCGAAGACTACGAGGTCAAGCATACGACATTGCGCCGAGCGTAGGAGTCACTCTGTCAGGCGGTCGATAAGCGCTGACTCCGTCTCCCGATCAGGCCCGAACTCCCGGCCGGTTCGGTCGTTTTCCCGATGTTCGGCGACGGTCACGGCCAGCGCCGTCTCATGGGGTGTCGACGACCAGCCCAGTTCACGCAGTTTTGCCGTCGACAACAGATGCGGTGAGTCGCGGTAGATGGGGAAATCGTCGGGGGCAAGCCCCGCCGCCGCGAGTTCGCGTTCGCCGACGCCGATGGCCTCGACAGACGTGTCGTGCACTCTGGCGAGCAGGTCGACCCATTCCCGGAGTGTCGGTGCGTGCTCGTCGCCGACGTTGTAGGCCTCGCCGGCCGTCCCTCGCTCCGCGACGAGGCGGAGCGCACTCGCCACGTCTTCGACGTAGGCCATCTGCCAGAGGCTGAGGCCGTCGCTGGGAACGACCACTTGGTCGTACTCGGCAATCCGGTCGACCCAGTAGGCGAACCGCTCGGTGTAGTCGTAGGGGCCGTAGACGACGGTCGGTCGGACGCTCATCGCCCGCACACCGTCCTCGGCGGCGGCGAACACCTCGCGGTCGCCTTCGGCCTTCCGTGGCCCGTAGGTCGCCGCGCTGTCGGTTGTGGCCTGCTCAGCGGTGCAGCCTGCAAGCGGCGTCTCTCCCTCTCGCTTGGGCGTCCGTTCAGCACCGTAGGCCGCGCCACTTGAGATATACACGTACGCGTCGACATCGGCGAACACGTCGGTCGCCACTCGGACATCGTCCGGGAAGTACGCCACACAGTCGACGACTACATCCGGGTCGACTCGGTCGCGAGCGGCTTCGAGTGCCTCCCGCTCGCGTCGGTCACCTTGGATGTGGGCGACAGCGGTGTCTGCAAACGGGTTTGAACGCTGTCCGCGGGTGAGCGTCGTCACGTCGTAGCCTGCGTCGCGGAACTCTGTGACTGTGTGCCGGCCGATGAACCGACCGCCGCCGATGACGAGGACACTATCCATACACCGTGCTCGGACGGGACCAGCAAAACAGTGTGGCTCACCGCCAGAGTCTGCCGCGGGTCCGTCGATTGATGCCGTTTATCTGTTGGAGCGACTGGGAACCGGTTTTCCGCAGAACGGCAAGCTAGGTCTCGAAGTCTCCGTTCAGAGTGACATCTCACGACGCTCCCGTTGCGGATATTTTTACGTAGCCAGCGAGTAATAGACCCAGTGGCAGGTGAGTTTCGTGCTGTCTCCTCGGTCATTTCAGTTATCCTCCTCGTGGCGGTAACTGTCGTTCTTGCAGCGGTGCTGTCAGTGGCGACGCTTGGCCTCGCGGAGAAACTGGATGACACCGCGCCTGTAATCGGCCAATCGGAGGGTGAGTTCGCCGCACAGGATGGGTTCGACGGGGGCATCGTCCGGATCACGAACGTTGCTGGAGATGTCGTCCGTGTCTCAGAGATCGAAGTGGCAGTCAGTGCCGAATGTAGCGGCGACGGGACCGAAAAACACGGGCGGTTAGTCAATCTCCCGGCGAAATCCGGTGATCGGCCACAGAGAGACAACATCGAGGGCGACGATATCTTCGACGAGAGTACTGGCTCGCTCACGGAGCGCGGTGCCGATGATACCGGGGCGCTAGTTACAGACGAGTTCCGCCCGGGAGACGTGATCGTTTTCCGGATAGCAGGCGGGGACTGTGATTTGCTCTCGGGCGATACGGTGACCGTCCGAGTAGTGCACACCCCGTCAAACGCGGTTATTATCCGACAGGAGTTGACTGCATGACTCGGCAGGGACGCTGTACGGTCCGTCCCGATATCGATACCGCTCCAAGCAAGAACCAGTCGTCATCACCGGCGAGCGGCACAGCGGAATAAAAACGACCGAGGCGCTACCTCGTGCCTGCGATCAGTTCCCAGCCGTCGCGTTCGTCACGTTTGTCGAGAACCCTGCATCGGCACTGGAGGTGTTTCCGCCGCGGCTTCTGCCAGTCTGCAGGATTATCGGTGTCCCCTCGTCGTCAGTCGCCAGAATGACCTTATCCGAATCGTCGATGCTCTGGACGTACTGCTGTTTCAGTACGACCGGGTTGTCCCGAAGCGCTTCACCGCGAATCTCGATGACCCGGGCATCGGCCTCGGCCTGGACTTCCTGCCGTTTCTTGTCAGCTTTGGCCTGCTGGATCTCGAACTGCTTCTCTTCGACGCGTTGCTTTGCGATTTCCTTGTCGTTGAGCGCCTGATCGTACGAGTCCGGGAGATCGACATCACGGACCTGCACCTCTTCGAGGACGAGCGCTTCGCCCTCGAACGCGGATTTGAGCTTCTGCTGTGCCGCCTCACCAAGCCGCTCGCGGCCGTTGCTGGTGTATATCTCACTTGTCTGGATACCGGCGGCTTCGTCGCGGAGTTGCGAACGGACGGATGGTCGAATGAGTCGCTCTTCTGCTTGCTCGACGTTCCGCCATTGGATGACAAACCCTGATGCGTCCGCTTCTTCGACCTTGTACCGGACGGTGATGTCGATGTCAACCGTCGTTCCGTTGACCGTCTGGACGGTCACGGCATCGGATTGTGCCGCCCTGTCTCCTTCACCCTCGGTGTTGGCCATGGTGTACGTTCGCGGCCGTATCTCGACGTCTTGAACGGAGTCTTTGACCGGTACGATGATGTGCGCGCCCGGCTGGAGTTCATCGCCGGTCACCGCGCCGAACGATTTCTGGACGCCGACGTGGCCTTCCGGGACCTGATGGTAGCCACCGAACAGGGCCGTTGCGACAGCAATTGCAACGACGACGCTGACGCCGATGCGGAGGCCGCGGCCAACATCGATGTCGATGCCCGAGCCGGAATCGGGGTCAGGACCCGGGATGTCACTCATGCTGTGCTCCGATACGATACCACGGTTGGTTTACAGGGACCATGTCCCGCACTTCGGCCCGACGGCTATAGGGGCAGCGGTTGATTGTCACAGTGTCCCATCACGGCTCACAGACTGCCCCCTCGATTGTGGGCAAAAAAGCGAGGATTGCCGGCTGAGATCCAGAAGAGCCGAACAGCAGCGCTTCAGTCGTCTGTCGAGGCGGCGAAGTCGGCCTCGGCGGCTTCGGCGCTCGGCGCGGCCTCTGCCGGCGGTTCGTTGCGCACGTCGTCGCGCTCGCGGTCGGCGATGACCTCGGCGTATGCGTCTGGCATCACCTTCGTGAAGTTCTCCACTTCGGCGTCCCAGTCATCGAGCAATTCGGCCGCGCGGTCGGAGTCGGTGTAGGCGGCGTGGTTCTCGACGAGTCGGGTAATCATCTGCCGGTCTTTCCCTTCGAGCGCATCGGACAGCGACACCATGCCGGTGTTTGCCTTCGCTGCGAACTCGTCGTCGGGGTCGTAGACGTAGGCGACGCCGCCGGACATGCCGGCCGCGAAGTTCTTGCCGGTCTCGCCGAGCACGACGATAGCGCCGCCGGTCATGTACTCGCAGCCGTGATCGCCGACACCCTCGACAACACCCTTGACGCCGGAGTTGCGGACGGCGAAGCGTTCGCCGGCCATGCCGTTGACGTAGGCCTCGCCCTGAGTCGCGCCGTACAGCGCGACGTTGCCGATGACGATGTTCTCCGTCGGGTCGAAGGGGGCGTTCTCAGGCGTGTTCAGGATGAGTTTCCCGCCCGACAAGCCCTTGCCGACGTAGTCGTTAGCCGTCCCGGTCAGCTCCATCGTCACGCCCTGTGCGAGGAACGCGCCGAAGGACTGGCCGGCCGTGCCGTCGAAGTCGACCCGGATAGTGTCGTCCGCGAGGCCGTCGCTTGCGTGTTCGCGGGAGATGCGGTTCGAAAGCGTCGCCCCGACCGCGCGGTCGACGTTGGTGATGTCGGTGTCGATGGCGACCGGGTCGCCGCTGTAGATGGCGTCTTCAGCGGCGTCGATGAGGTCCCAGTCGAGT
The Haloarcula sp. CBA1129 genome window above contains:
- a CDS encoding TrmB family transcriptional regulator sugar-binding domain-containing protein; translation: MPDFTRQPNATVRDRLQQYGLSETEADTYLAVVETGPATARTVAETAGISTSYVYDICDSLAADGFVTVDDHRTPTVIRATPPSEAFGALKRELDTLETAVQSRYEDNSTEDNSFEVVKSRPTIVKRLEQHIDAADCEVVLQLPARRLPDLREPLRRARERGILVLLTLSGYDPESMPLELDGVANAVRLGLDGAPSLLATDQQRGLVSPATMLSWDHDETNAITFTQEAVAAVLVGSYLGNYWPIGEEVLVSRPPSLPVRYDMFRHVVFTTTLALRAGESVVADLYARPTGSDGEFEMLTGKVVDVRQNLLEPTRSDFGFENSLVIDTGQERITVGGYGAFLEDYEVKHTTLRRA
- a CDS encoding NAD-dependent epimerase/dehydratase family protein: MDSVLVIGGGRFIGRHTVTEFRDAGYDVTTLTRGQRSNPFADTAVAHIQGDRREREALEAARDRVDPDVVVDCVAYFPDDVRVATDVFADVDAYVYISSGAAYGAERTPKREGETPLAGCTAEQATTDSAATYGPRKAEGDREVFAAAEDGVRAMSVRPTVVYGPYDYTERFAYWVDRIAEYDQVVVPSDGLSLWQMAYVEDVASALRLVAERGTAGEAYNVGDEHAPTLREWVDLLARVHDTSVEAIGVGERELAAAGLAPDDFPIYRDSPHLLSTAKLRELGWSSTPHETALAVTVAEHRENDRTGREFGPDRETESALIDRLTE
- a CDS encoding type IV pilin yields the protein MAGEFRAVSSVISVILLVAVTVVLAAVLSVATLGLAEKLDDTAPVIGQSEGEFAAQDGFDGGIVRITNVAGDVVRVSEIEVAVSAECSGDGTEKHGRLVNLPAKSGDRPQRDNIEGDDIFDESTGSLTERGADDTGALVTDEFRPGDVIVFRIAGGDCDLLSGDTVTVRVVHTPSNAVIIRQELTA
- a CDS encoding prohibitin family protein; its protein translation is MSDIPGPDPDSGSGIDIDVGRGLRIGVSVVVAIAVATALFGGYHQVPEGHVGVQKSFGAVTGDELQPGAHIIVPVKDSVQDVEIRPRTYTMANTEGEGDRAAQSDAVTVQTVNGTTVDIDITVRYKVEEADASGFVIQWRNVEQAEERLIRPSVRSQLRDEAAGIQTSEIYTSNGRERLGEAAQQKLKSAFEGEALVLEEVQVRDVDLPDSYDQALNDKEIAKQRVEEKQFEIQQAKADKKRQEVQAEADARVIEIRGEALRDNPVVLKQQYVQSIDDSDKVILATDDEGTPIILQTGRSRGGNTSSADAGFSTNVTNATAGN